The Chlorocebus sabaeus isolate Y175 chromosome 16, mChlSab1.0.hap1, whole genome shotgun sequence genome window below encodes:
- the CEP131 gene encoding centrosomal protein of 131 kDa isoform X7 produces MKGTRAIGSAPERSPAGVDLSLTGLPPPVSRRPGSAATTKPIVRSVSVVTGSEQKKKALEATGPGGSRAINNLRRSNSTTQVSQPRSGSPRPAEPTDFLTLFEGSPSGKKRPASLSTAPSEKGATWNVLDDQPRSFTLPPNARSSSALDSPVGPRRKECTVALAPNFTANNRSNKGAMGNCVTTMVHNRYTPSERAPPLKSSNQTAPSLNNIIKAATCEGNESSGFGKPPKNVSGASHSARNNAGGTMGLPRRKEVTEEEAERFIHQVNQAAVTIQRWYRRQVQRRRVGAARLEHLLQAKRELLWQEQRQRPGEGTLLDLHQQKEAARRKAREEKARQARRAAIQELQQKRALRAQKAITAERGPPENPRETRAPGTRRPAQELSPTPGDTAHQALKANNAGTGLPAAGPGDCCLLTSSSSPEPQQPPEDRTQDVLAQDAAGDNLETVTPSRGSTKSRGPLEELLHTLQLLEKEPEPLPHPRAHHRGRYAWASEEDDGSSLTADNLEKFGKLSAFPEPPEDGTLLSEAKLQSIMSFLDEMEKSAQDQPDPQQGWVLEAGPGPLELGSEASTSVMRLKLEVEEKKQAMLLLQRALAQQRDLTVRRVKETEKALSRQLQRQREHYEATIQRHLAFIDQLIEDKKVLSEKCEAVVAELKQEDQRCTERVAQVQAQHELEIKKLKELMSATEKVRREKWISEKTKKIKEVTVRGLEPEIQKLIARHKQEVRRLKSLHEAELLQSDERASQRCLRQAEELREQLEREKEALGQQERERARQRFQQHLEQEQWALQQQRQRLYSEVAEERERLGQQAARQRAELEELRQQLEESSSALTRALRAEFEKGREEQERRHQMELKALKQQLELERQAWEASCARKEEAWLLNREQELREEIRKGRDKEIELVIHRLEADMALAKEESEKAAESRIKRLRDKYEAELSELEQSERKLQERCSELKGQLGEAEGENLRLQGLVRQKERALEDAQAMNEQLSSERSNLAQVIRQEFEDRLAASEEETRQTKAELAALQARQQLELEEVHRRVKTALVRKEEAVSSLRTQHEAAVKRADHLEELLEQHRRPTLSTK; encoded by the exons ATGAAAGGCACCCGGGCCATCGGCAGCGCCCCGGAGCGCAGCCCGGCAGGTGTGGACCTGAGTCTGACAGGTCTCCCTCCGCCTGTGTCCCGGCGCCCTGGCAGCGCCGCCACCACCAAGCCCATCGTCCGCTCTGTCTCCGTGGTCACAGGCAGCGAGCAGAAGAAGAAGGCGCTG GAGGCCACAGGGCCTGGGGGCTCCCGGGCCATCAACAACCTTAGAAGATCCAACAGCACCACACAGGTCAGCCAGCCTCGGAGCGGCTCCCCCAG GCCAGCGGAGCCCACGGACTTCCTGACGCTCTTCGAGGGCAGTCCCAGTGGGAAAAAGAGGCCGGCCAGCCTGAGTACAGCCCCCAGCGAGAAGGGAGCCACCTGGAACGTCCTG GATGACCAGCCCCGGAGCTTCACCTTGCCACCCAATGCCCGGAGTTCCAGTGCCCTTGACTCACCGGTGGGCCCTCGGAGGAAAGAGTGCACCGTGGCCCTGGCCCCCAACTTCACTGCTAACAACAG GAGCAACAAGGGAGCCATGGGCAACTGCGTCACCACCATGGTGCACAACCGCTACACCCCCTCGGAGAGGGCACCCCCGCTCAAGAGCTCCAACCAGACTGCCCCCTCCCTCAA CAACATCATCAAGGCAGCCACCTGCGAGGGCAACGAGAGCAGTGGCTTTGGGAAGCCACCAAAGAATGTCTCAGGTGCCAGCCACTCAGCCCGGAACAATGCTGGGGGCACCATGGGCCTGCCCAGGCGGAAGGAGGTGacagaggaggaggctgagag GTTTATCCACCAGGTGAACCAGGCCGCTGTCACCATCCAGCGCTGGTACCGTCGCCAGGTGCAGCGGCGCCGAGTGGGAGCTGCCCGCCTGGAGCACCTGCTGCAGGCCAAGCGGGAG CTTCTTTGGCAGGAGCAGCGGCAGCGGCCAGGCGAGGGGACCCTCCTGGACCTGCACCAGCAGAAAGAGGCAGCCAGGAGGAAGGCCCGGGAAGAGAAGGCACGCCAAGCCAGGCGAGCGGCCATTCAG GAGCTGCAACAGAAACGAGCCCTGAGAGCCCAGAAGGCGATCACAGCTGAGCGTGGGCCGCCTGAGAATCCCAGGGAGACCAGAGCGCCAGGGACGCGGCGGCCTGCTCAGGAGCTGTCCCCCACGCCAGGCGACACTGCCCACCAGGCCCTCAAGGCCAACAATGCTG GTACCGGCCTCCCTGCTGCAGGCCCTGGAGACTGCTGCCTGCTCACCTCCAGTTCGTCCCCAGAACCACAGCAGCCTCCAGAGGACAGGACGCAG GACGTTCTCGCCCAGGATGCAGCTGGGGACAACCTGGAGACGGTGACCCCGAGCAGGGGCAGCACCAAATCCAGAGGGCCCCTGGAGGAGCTGCTGCACACGCtgcagctgctggagaaggagCCGGAGCCGCTGCCCCACCCCAGGGCCCATCACAGGGGCAGATATGCCTGGGCCAGTGAG GAGGACGATGGCAGCTCTCTGACAGCTGACAACCTGGAGAAATTTGGAAAACTCAGTGCGTTCCCCGAACCCCCTGAGGATGGGACGCTGCTCTCGGAGGCCAAGCTACAAAGCATCATGAGCTTCTTGGACGAGATGGAGAAGTCTGCGCAGGACCAGCCGGACCCCCAGCAG GGGTGGGTGCTGGAGGCGGGGCCCGGGCCCCTGGAGCTGGGGTCCGAGGCGAGCACGTCGGTGATGCGGCTGAAGCTGGAGGTGGAGGAGAAGAAGCAGGCCATGCTGCTGCTGCAGAGAGCGCTG GCGCAGCAGCGAGACCTCACGGTCCGGCGGGTCAAGGAGACAGAGAAGGCATTGAGCCGGCAGCTGCAGCGGCAGAGGGAGCACTACGAGGCCACCATCCAGCGGCACTTGGCCTTCATCGACCAG CTGATCGAAGACAAGAAGGTCCTGAGTGAAAAGTGCGAGGCTGTGGTGGCcgagctgaagcaggaggaccagAGATGCACTGAGCGTGTGGCCCAGGTGCAGGCGCAGCATGAGCTG GAGATTAAAAAACTCAAAGAACTAATGAGTGCCACTGAGAAAGTCCGCCGGGAGAAGTGGATCAGTGAGAAAACCAAGAAGATCAAGGAGGTCACTGTCCGAG GCCTGGAGCCCGAGATCCAGAAGCTGATTGCCAGGCACAAGCAGGAGGTGCGGAGGCTCAAGAGCCTTCATGAGGCGGAGCTGCTGCAGTCGGACGAGCGTGCCTCACAGCGCTGCCTGCGCCAGGCCGAGGAGCTGCGGGAGCAGCTTGAGCGGGAGAAGGAGGCGCTGGGCCAGCAGGAGCGCGAGCGTGCTCGGCAGCG GTTCCAGCAGCACCTGGAGCAGGAGCAGTGGGCGCTGCAGCAGCAACGGCAGCGGCTGTACAGCGAGGTGGCCGAGGAGAGGGAGCGACTGGGCCAGCAGGCAGCCAG GCAGCGGGCGGAGCTGGAGGAGCTGAGGCAGCAGCTGGAGGAGAGCAGCTCTGCGCTGACCCGAGCCCTGAGGGCGGAGTttgagaagggcagggaggagcAGGAGCGCCGGCACCAG atggagctgaaggccCTGAAGCAGCAGCTGGAGCTGGAGAGGCAGGCGTGGGAGGCCAGCTGTGCTAGGAAGGAG GAGGCGTGGCTGCTGAACCGGGAACAGGAGCTGAGGGAAGAAATCCGGAAAGGCCGGGACAAGGAGATCGAGCTGGTTATTCACCGGCTGGAGGCCGATATGGCACTGGCCAAGGAAGAGAGTGAGAAGGCTGCTGAGAGTCG CATCAAGCGCTTACGGGACAAGTACGAGGCAGAGCTCTCCGAGCTGGAGCAGTCGGAGCGGAAGCTTCAGGAGCGGTGCTCCGAGCTGAAGGGCCAGcttggggaggccgagggtgAGAATCTGCGTCTGCAGGGCCTCGTGCGGCAGAAGGAGCGGGCGCTGGAGGACGCGCAGGCC ATGAACGAGCAGCTTTCTAGCGAGCGTAGCAACCTGGCCCAGGTGATCCGCCAGGAGTTCGAGGACCGGCTGGCAGCCTCTGAGGAGGAGACGCGGCAGACCAAGGCCGAGCTGGCCGCGCTGCAGGCCCGCCagcagctggagctggaggaggtGCACCGGAG GGTGAAGACGGCCCTCGTGAGGAAGGAGGAGGCTGTGAGCAGCCTCCGGACACAGCACGAG GCTGCGGTGAAGCGGGCCGACCACCTGGAGGAGCTGCTGGAGCAGCACAGGCGGCCCACACTGAGTACCAAGTGA
- the CEP131 gene encoding centrosomal protein of 131 kDa isoform X5, with protein sequence MKGTRAIGSAPERSPAGVDLSLTGLPPPVSRRPGSAATTKPIVRSVSVVTGSEQKKKALEATGPGGSRAINNLRRSNSTTQVSQPRSGSPRPAEPTDFLTLFEGSPSGKKRPASLSTAPSEKGATWNVLDDQPRSFTLPPNARSSSALDSPVGPRRKECTVALAPNFTANNRSNKGAMGNCVTTMVHNRYTPSERAPPLKSSNQTAPSLNNIIKAATCEGNESSGFGKPPKNVSGASHSARNNAGGTMGLPRRKEVTEEEAERFIHQVNQAAVTIQRWYRRQVQRRRVGAARLEHLLQAKRERQRPGEGTLLDLHQQKEAARRKAREEKARQARRAAIQELQQKRALRAQKAITAERGPPENPRETRAPGTRRPAQELSPTPGDTAHQALKANNAGVPPELLPAPGCSLWDDAVFCCAGTGLPAAGPGDCCLLTSSSSPEPQQPPEDRTQVWDVLAQDAAGDNLETVTPSRGSTKSRGPLEELLHTLQLLEKEPEPLPHPRAHHRGRYAWASEEDDGSSLTADNLEKFGKLSAFPEPPEDGTLLSEAKLQSIMSFLDEMEKSAQDQPDPQQGWVLEAGPGPLELGSEASTSVMRLKLEVEEKKQAMLLLQRALAQQRDLTVRRVKETEKALSRQLQRQREHYEATIQRHLAFIDQLIEDKKVLSEKCEAVVAELKQEDQRCTERVAQVQAQHELEIKKLKELMSATEKVRREKWISEKTKKIKEVTVRGLEPEIQKLIARHKQEVRRLKSLHEAELLQSDERASQRCLRQAEELREQLEREKEALGQQERERARQRFQQHLEQEQWALQQQRQRLYSEVAEERERLGQQAARQRAELEELRQQLEESSSALTRALRAEFEKGREEQERRHQMELKALKQQLELERQAWEASCARKEEAWLLNREQELREEIRKGRDKEIELVIHRLEADMALAKEESEKAAESRIKRLRDKYEAELSELEQSERKLQERCSELKGQLGEAEGENLRLQGLVRQKERALEDAQAMNEQLSSERSNLAQVIRQEFEDRLAASEEETRQTKAELAALQARQQLELEEVHRRVKTALVRKEEAVSSLRTQHEAAVKRADHLEELLEQHRRPTLSTK encoded by the exons ATGAAAGGCACCCGGGCCATCGGCAGCGCCCCGGAGCGCAGCCCGGCAGGTGTGGACCTGAGTCTGACAGGTCTCCCTCCGCCTGTGTCCCGGCGCCCTGGCAGCGCCGCCACCACCAAGCCCATCGTCCGCTCTGTCTCCGTGGTCACAGGCAGCGAGCAGAAGAAGAAGGCGCTG GAGGCCACAGGGCCTGGGGGCTCCCGGGCCATCAACAACCTTAGAAGATCCAACAGCACCACACAGGTCAGCCAGCCTCGGAGCGGCTCCCCCAG GCCAGCGGAGCCCACGGACTTCCTGACGCTCTTCGAGGGCAGTCCCAGTGGGAAAAAGAGGCCGGCCAGCCTGAGTACAGCCCCCAGCGAGAAGGGAGCCACCTGGAACGTCCTG GATGACCAGCCCCGGAGCTTCACCTTGCCACCCAATGCCCGGAGTTCCAGTGCCCTTGACTCACCGGTGGGCCCTCGGAGGAAAGAGTGCACCGTGGCCCTGGCCCCCAACTTCACTGCTAACAACAG GAGCAACAAGGGAGCCATGGGCAACTGCGTCACCACCATGGTGCACAACCGCTACACCCCCTCGGAGAGGGCACCCCCGCTCAAGAGCTCCAACCAGACTGCCCCCTCCCTCAA CAACATCATCAAGGCAGCCACCTGCGAGGGCAACGAGAGCAGTGGCTTTGGGAAGCCACCAAAGAATGTCTCAGGTGCCAGCCACTCAGCCCGGAACAATGCTGGGGGCACCATGGGCCTGCCCAGGCGGAAGGAGGTGacagaggaggaggctgagag GTTTATCCACCAGGTGAACCAGGCCGCTGTCACCATCCAGCGCTGGTACCGTCGCCAGGTGCAGCGGCGCCGAGTGGGAGCTGCCCGCCTGGAGCACCTGCTGCAGGCCAAGCGGGAG CGGCAGCGGCCAGGCGAGGGGACCCTCCTGGACCTGCACCAGCAGAAAGAGGCAGCCAGGAGGAAGGCCCGGGAAGAGAAGGCACGCCAAGCCAGGCGAGCGGCCATTCAG GAGCTGCAACAGAAACGAGCCCTGAGAGCCCAGAAGGCGATCACAGCTGAGCGTGGGCCGCCTGAGAATCCCAGGGAGACCAGAGCGCCAGGGACGCGGCGGCCTGCTCAGGAGCTGTCCCCCACGCCAGGCGACACTGCCCACCAGGCCCTCAAGGCCAACAATGCTG GGGTGCCTCCAGAGTTACTGCCCGCCCCGGGATGCTCTCTGTGGGATGATGCTGTGTTCTGCTGTGCAGGTACCGGCCTCCCTGCTGCAGGCCCTGGAGACTGCTGCCTGCTCACCTCCAGTTCGTCCCCAGAACCACAGCAGCCTCCAGAGGACAGGACGCAGGTCTGG GACGTTCTCGCCCAGGATGCAGCTGGGGACAACCTGGAGACGGTGACCCCGAGCAGGGGCAGCACCAAATCCAGAGGGCCCCTGGAGGAGCTGCTGCACACGCtgcagctgctggagaaggagCCGGAGCCGCTGCCCCACCCCAGGGCCCATCACAGGGGCAGATATGCCTGGGCCAGTGAG GAGGACGATGGCAGCTCTCTGACAGCTGACAACCTGGAGAAATTTGGAAAACTCAGTGCGTTCCCCGAACCCCCTGAGGATGGGACGCTGCTCTCGGAGGCCAAGCTACAAAGCATCATGAGCTTCTTGGACGAGATGGAGAAGTCTGCGCAGGACCAGCCGGACCCCCAGCAG GGGTGGGTGCTGGAGGCGGGGCCCGGGCCCCTGGAGCTGGGGTCCGAGGCGAGCACGTCGGTGATGCGGCTGAAGCTGGAGGTGGAGGAGAAGAAGCAGGCCATGCTGCTGCTGCAGAGAGCGCTG GCGCAGCAGCGAGACCTCACGGTCCGGCGGGTCAAGGAGACAGAGAAGGCATTGAGCCGGCAGCTGCAGCGGCAGAGGGAGCACTACGAGGCCACCATCCAGCGGCACTTGGCCTTCATCGACCAG CTGATCGAAGACAAGAAGGTCCTGAGTGAAAAGTGCGAGGCTGTGGTGGCcgagctgaagcaggaggaccagAGATGCACTGAGCGTGTGGCCCAGGTGCAGGCGCAGCATGAGCTG GAGATTAAAAAACTCAAAGAACTAATGAGTGCCACTGAGAAAGTCCGCCGGGAGAAGTGGATCAGTGAGAAAACCAAGAAGATCAAGGAGGTCACTGTCCGAG GCCTGGAGCCCGAGATCCAGAAGCTGATTGCCAGGCACAAGCAGGAGGTGCGGAGGCTCAAGAGCCTTCATGAGGCGGAGCTGCTGCAGTCGGACGAGCGTGCCTCACAGCGCTGCCTGCGCCAGGCCGAGGAGCTGCGGGAGCAGCTTGAGCGGGAGAAGGAGGCGCTGGGCCAGCAGGAGCGCGAGCGTGCTCGGCAGCG GTTCCAGCAGCACCTGGAGCAGGAGCAGTGGGCGCTGCAGCAGCAACGGCAGCGGCTGTACAGCGAGGTGGCCGAGGAGAGGGAGCGACTGGGCCAGCAGGCAGCCAG GCAGCGGGCGGAGCTGGAGGAGCTGAGGCAGCAGCTGGAGGAGAGCAGCTCTGCGCTGACCCGAGCCCTGAGGGCGGAGTttgagaagggcagggaggagcAGGAGCGCCGGCACCAG atggagctgaaggccCTGAAGCAGCAGCTGGAGCTGGAGAGGCAGGCGTGGGAGGCCAGCTGTGCTAGGAAGGAG GAGGCGTGGCTGCTGAACCGGGAACAGGAGCTGAGGGAAGAAATCCGGAAAGGCCGGGACAAGGAGATCGAGCTGGTTATTCACCGGCTGGAGGCCGATATGGCACTGGCCAAGGAAGAGAGTGAGAAGGCTGCTGAGAGTCG CATCAAGCGCTTACGGGACAAGTACGAGGCAGAGCTCTCCGAGCTGGAGCAGTCGGAGCGGAAGCTTCAGGAGCGGTGCTCCGAGCTGAAGGGCCAGcttggggaggccgagggtgAGAATCTGCGTCTGCAGGGCCTCGTGCGGCAGAAGGAGCGGGCGCTGGAGGACGCGCAGGCC ATGAACGAGCAGCTTTCTAGCGAGCGTAGCAACCTGGCCCAGGTGATCCGCCAGGAGTTCGAGGACCGGCTGGCAGCCTCTGAGGAGGAGACGCGGCAGACCAAGGCCGAGCTGGCCGCGCTGCAGGCCCGCCagcagctggagctggaggaggtGCACCGGAG GGTGAAGACGGCCCTCGTGAGGAAGGAGGAGGCTGTGAGCAGCCTCCGGACACAGCACGAG GCTGCGGTGAAGCGGGCCGACCACCTGGAGGAGCTGCTGGAGCAGCACAGGCGGCCCACACTGAGTACCAAGTGA
- the CEP131 gene encoding centrosomal protein of 131 kDa isoform X4, translated as MKGTRAIGSAPERSPAGVDLSLTGLPPPVSRRPGSAATTKPIVRSVSVVTGSEQKKKALEATGPGGSRAINNLRRSNSTTQVSQPRSGSPRPAEPTDFLTLFEGSPSGKKRPASLSTAPSEKGATWNVLDDQPRSFTLPPNARSSSALDSPVGPRRKECTVALAPNFTANNRSNKGAMGNCVTTMVHNRYTPSERAPPLKSSNQTAPSLNNIIKAATCEGNESSGFGKPPKNVSGASHSARNNAGGTMGLPRRKEVTEEEAERFIHQVNQAAVTIQRWYRRQVQRRRVGAARLEHLLQAKREEQRQRPGEGTLLDLHQQKEAARRKAREEKARQARRAAIQELQQKRALRAQKAITAERGPPENPRETRAPGTRRPAQELSPTPGDTAHQALKANNAGVPPELLPAPGCSLWDDAVFCCAGTGLPAAGPGDCCLLTSSSSPEPQQPPEDRTQVWDVLAQDAAGDNLETVTPSRGSTKSRGPLEELLHTLQLLEKEPEPLPHPRAHHRGRYAWASEEDDGSSLTADNLEKFGKLSAFPEPPEDGTLLSEAKLQSIMSFLDEMEKSAQDQPDPQQGWVLEAGPGPLELGSEASTSVMRLKLEVEEKKQAMLLLQRALAQQRDLTVRRVKETEKALSRQLQRQREHYEATIQRHLAFIDQLIEDKKVLSEKCEAVVAELKQEDQRCTERVAQVQAQHELEIKKLKELMSATEKVRREKWISEKTKKIKEVTVRGLEPEIQKLIARHKQEVRRLKSLHEAELLQSDERASQRCLRQAEELREQLEREKEALGQQERERARQRFQQHLEQEQWALQQQRQRLYSEVAEERERLGQQAARQRAELEELRQQLEESSSALTRALRAEFEKGREEQERRHQMELKALKQQLELERQAWEASCARKEEAWLLNREQELREEIRKGRDKEIELVIHRLEADMALAKEESEKAAESRIKRLRDKYEAELSELEQSERKLQERCSELKGQLGEAEGENLRLQGLVRQKERALEDAQAMNEQLSSERSNLAQVIRQEFEDRLAASEEETRQTKAELAALQARQQLELEEVHRRVKTALVRKEEAVSSLRTQHEAAVKRADHLEELLEQHRRPTLSTK; from the exons ATGAAAGGCACCCGGGCCATCGGCAGCGCCCCGGAGCGCAGCCCGGCAGGTGTGGACCTGAGTCTGACAGGTCTCCCTCCGCCTGTGTCCCGGCGCCCTGGCAGCGCCGCCACCACCAAGCCCATCGTCCGCTCTGTCTCCGTGGTCACAGGCAGCGAGCAGAAGAAGAAGGCGCTG GAGGCCACAGGGCCTGGGGGCTCCCGGGCCATCAACAACCTTAGAAGATCCAACAGCACCACACAGGTCAGCCAGCCTCGGAGCGGCTCCCCCAG GCCAGCGGAGCCCACGGACTTCCTGACGCTCTTCGAGGGCAGTCCCAGTGGGAAAAAGAGGCCGGCCAGCCTGAGTACAGCCCCCAGCGAGAAGGGAGCCACCTGGAACGTCCTG GATGACCAGCCCCGGAGCTTCACCTTGCCACCCAATGCCCGGAGTTCCAGTGCCCTTGACTCACCGGTGGGCCCTCGGAGGAAAGAGTGCACCGTGGCCCTGGCCCCCAACTTCACTGCTAACAACAG GAGCAACAAGGGAGCCATGGGCAACTGCGTCACCACCATGGTGCACAACCGCTACACCCCCTCGGAGAGGGCACCCCCGCTCAAGAGCTCCAACCAGACTGCCCCCTCCCTCAA CAACATCATCAAGGCAGCCACCTGCGAGGGCAACGAGAGCAGTGGCTTTGGGAAGCCACCAAAGAATGTCTCAGGTGCCAGCCACTCAGCCCGGAACAATGCTGGGGGCACCATGGGCCTGCCCAGGCGGAAGGAGGTGacagaggaggaggctgagag GTTTATCCACCAGGTGAACCAGGCCGCTGTCACCATCCAGCGCTGGTACCGTCGCCAGGTGCAGCGGCGCCGAGTGGGAGCTGCCCGCCTGGAGCACCTGCTGCAGGCCAAGCGGGAG GAGCAGCGGCAGCGGCCAGGCGAGGGGACCCTCCTGGACCTGCACCAGCAGAAAGAGGCAGCCAGGAGGAAGGCCCGGGAAGAGAAGGCACGCCAAGCCAGGCGAGCGGCCATTCAG GAGCTGCAACAGAAACGAGCCCTGAGAGCCCAGAAGGCGATCACAGCTGAGCGTGGGCCGCCTGAGAATCCCAGGGAGACCAGAGCGCCAGGGACGCGGCGGCCTGCTCAGGAGCTGTCCCCCACGCCAGGCGACACTGCCCACCAGGCCCTCAAGGCCAACAATGCTG GGGTGCCTCCAGAGTTACTGCCCGCCCCGGGATGCTCTCTGTGGGATGATGCTGTGTTCTGCTGTGCAGGTACCGGCCTCCCTGCTGCAGGCCCTGGAGACTGCTGCCTGCTCACCTCCAGTTCGTCCCCAGAACCACAGCAGCCTCCAGAGGACAGGACGCAGGTCTGG GACGTTCTCGCCCAGGATGCAGCTGGGGACAACCTGGAGACGGTGACCCCGAGCAGGGGCAGCACCAAATCCAGAGGGCCCCTGGAGGAGCTGCTGCACACGCtgcagctgctggagaaggagCCGGAGCCGCTGCCCCACCCCAGGGCCCATCACAGGGGCAGATATGCCTGGGCCAGTGAG GAGGACGATGGCAGCTCTCTGACAGCTGACAACCTGGAGAAATTTGGAAAACTCAGTGCGTTCCCCGAACCCCCTGAGGATGGGACGCTGCTCTCGGAGGCCAAGCTACAAAGCATCATGAGCTTCTTGGACGAGATGGAGAAGTCTGCGCAGGACCAGCCGGACCCCCAGCAG GGGTGGGTGCTGGAGGCGGGGCCCGGGCCCCTGGAGCTGGGGTCCGAGGCGAGCACGTCGGTGATGCGGCTGAAGCTGGAGGTGGAGGAGAAGAAGCAGGCCATGCTGCTGCTGCAGAGAGCGCTG GCGCAGCAGCGAGACCTCACGGTCCGGCGGGTCAAGGAGACAGAGAAGGCATTGAGCCGGCAGCTGCAGCGGCAGAGGGAGCACTACGAGGCCACCATCCAGCGGCACTTGGCCTTCATCGACCAG CTGATCGAAGACAAGAAGGTCCTGAGTGAAAAGTGCGAGGCTGTGGTGGCcgagctgaagcaggaggaccagAGATGCACTGAGCGTGTGGCCCAGGTGCAGGCGCAGCATGAGCTG GAGATTAAAAAACTCAAAGAACTAATGAGTGCCACTGAGAAAGTCCGCCGGGAGAAGTGGATCAGTGAGAAAACCAAGAAGATCAAGGAGGTCACTGTCCGAG GCCTGGAGCCCGAGATCCAGAAGCTGATTGCCAGGCACAAGCAGGAGGTGCGGAGGCTCAAGAGCCTTCATGAGGCGGAGCTGCTGCAGTCGGACGAGCGTGCCTCACAGCGCTGCCTGCGCCAGGCCGAGGAGCTGCGGGAGCAGCTTGAGCGGGAGAAGGAGGCGCTGGGCCAGCAGGAGCGCGAGCGTGCTCGGCAGCG GTTCCAGCAGCACCTGGAGCAGGAGCAGTGGGCGCTGCAGCAGCAACGGCAGCGGCTGTACAGCGAGGTGGCCGAGGAGAGGGAGCGACTGGGCCAGCAGGCAGCCAG GCAGCGGGCGGAGCTGGAGGAGCTGAGGCAGCAGCTGGAGGAGAGCAGCTCTGCGCTGACCCGAGCCCTGAGGGCGGAGTttgagaagggcagggaggagcAGGAGCGCCGGCACCAG atggagctgaaggccCTGAAGCAGCAGCTGGAGCTGGAGAGGCAGGCGTGGGAGGCCAGCTGTGCTAGGAAGGAG GAGGCGTGGCTGCTGAACCGGGAACAGGAGCTGAGGGAAGAAATCCGGAAAGGCCGGGACAAGGAGATCGAGCTGGTTATTCACCGGCTGGAGGCCGATATGGCACTGGCCAAGGAAGAGAGTGAGAAGGCTGCTGAGAGTCG CATCAAGCGCTTACGGGACAAGTACGAGGCAGAGCTCTCCGAGCTGGAGCAGTCGGAGCGGAAGCTTCAGGAGCGGTGCTCCGAGCTGAAGGGCCAGcttggggaggccgagggtgAGAATCTGCGTCTGCAGGGCCTCGTGCGGCAGAAGGAGCGGGCGCTGGAGGACGCGCAGGCC ATGAACGAGCAGCTTTCTAGCGAGCGTAGCAACCTGGCCCAGGTGATCCGCCAGGAGTTCGAGGACCGGCTGGCAGCCTCTGAGGAGGAGACGCGGCAGACCAAGGCCGAGCTGGCCGCGCTGCAGGCCCGCCagcagctggagctggaggaggtGCACCGGAG GGTGAAGACGGCCCTCGTGAGGAAGGAGGAGGCTGTGAGCAGCCTCCGGACACAGCACGAG GCTGCGGTGAAGCGGGCCGACCACCTGGAGGAGCTGCTGGAGCAGCACAGGCGGCCCACACTGAGTACCAAGTGA